Proteins from a genomic interval of Sphingobacterium lactis:
- a CDS encoding YegP family protein, with protein MGKFVISLRKNGEFQFNLKASNGQVILSSEGYTTKAACENGIASVKKNAPDVKRFDKLTAKNGKFYFNLKAGNGQIIGTSEMYESEAGRTNGMKSVQENAPEANVDDTTL; from the coding sequence ATGGGAAAGTTTGTAATATCATTACGGAAAAATGGCGAGTTCCAATTTAACCTGAAAGCTTCCAATGGTCAAGTGATCTTAAGTAGTGAAGGCTACACCACCAAAGCGGCCTGCGAAAACGGGATCGCTTCGGTCAAGAAAAATGCGCCGGATGTGAAGAGATTCGATAAGCTGACGGCAAAGAACGGAAAGTTCTATTTCAATTTAAAAGCGGGGAACGGCCAGATTATCGGCACAAGTGAGATGTATGAGAGCGAAGCTGGACGAACAAACGGAATGAAATCCGTACAGGAGAATGCTCCTGAAGCGAATGTGGACGACACTACGCTTTAA
- a CDS encoding S1/P1 nuclease, protein MKIVGRVMLFFMLLSFSQQAFAWGMTGHRVISEIAEKHLSRKAKRNIERLIGHQKIAYWSNWADFIKSSPDTLLLKTGSWHFLNTLGNLTHAQFLVELQNSPEQNLYKAYKRVRQDVVNKELTLEQRQQAFYFMVHLLGDAHQPMHVSRAEDLGGNRIPVTFFGREGNIHRIWDSDLVDNEKYSYSEYARVLDYEKYFYKQYTNSTFEDWLYESHQLANIIYDDVAKNNKLSYDYIFRFKEPMENALLKAGLRLAKELNEVFG, encoded by the coding sequence ATGAAAATTGTAGGTAGAGTAATGCTTTTCTTTATGTTGCTGTCGTTTAGTCAGCAGGCATTCGCATGGGGCATGACAGGGCACCGCGTGATCTCTGAAATCGCGGAGAAACACCTGAGCAGAAAAGCCAAGCGCAATATCGAACGCTTGATTGGCCATCAGAAAATTGCCTATTGGTCAAATTGGGCAGATTTTATCAAATCCTCGCCAGATACCCTGCTCCTGAAAACGGGATCGTGGCATTTCCTGAATACACTAGGCAACCTCACGCATGCACAATTCCTGGTGGAACTGCAGAATTCTCCGGAACAAAACCTTTATAAAGCTTATAAAAGAGTAAGACAGGATGTAGTCAACAAGGAGCTGACGCTGGAACAGCGCCAGCAGGCATTTTATTTTATGGTGCACCTGTTGGGTGATGCGCACCAACCGATGCACGTGAGTCGGGCAGAGGATCTTGGAGGTAACCGTATTCCTGTGACTTTCTTCGGCCGTGAGGGCAATATCCACCGCATTTGGGACAGCGACCTCGTGGATAACGAGAAATATTCCTATTCCGAATATGCACGCGTATTGGATTATGAAAAATATTTCTATAAACAGTACACCAACTCAACTTTTGAGGATTGGTTGTATGAGTCGCACCAATTGGCCAATATCATCTACGATGATGTAGCAAAGAACAATAAGCTTTCCTACGATTATATCTTCCGTTTCAAAGAGCCTATGGAAAATGCTTTGCTGAAAGCTGGGCTCCGTTTGGCAAAAGAACTGAACGAGGTATTCGGGTAG
- a CDS encoding M13 family metallopeptidase — MKQYVLAAALLASSVYVFGQEQHAINPSYMDKSVRPQDDFYNYVNGNWMKTVEIPSDKARWGSFDELRENTDEATLQILKESLDTKFDKGTDGQKIADLYKSYVDFDTRNKLGIAPIQQQLQDIDKISNMKELYDYFLKYAEIGGNPFFGGYVYAHMKNSNMNAVYLGGGGLGLGRSYYQKEDAKNTETLGNYQQYINSLYNKVEPKTRDLKGPKVVAFEKLIASNLKTVEEQRDAQKRYNPVAVNDLGKMVKNMDVQKYLQTMGFKADTVIIGELKYYQNLDKIVNQENLPVIKEYLKFHIMDDATGYLTKELDELSFDFYGKKLRGQKEQRALDKRGLEFVNGNVGELLGKLYVKDNFPAEAKAACEELVKYLIKSFDVHINNLAWMSPATKEKALEKLSKFTVKIGYPDKWKDYSTLTVGNSLIENVHNIQRWSFRENLAKQGKPVDKSEWGMSPQTVNAYYSPLFNEIVFPAAILQKPFYDYKADPAVNFGGIGAVIGHELSHGFDDSGSQYDGNGNLNNWWTAEDKAKFEAAADALVAQFESYEPVPGVFVNGRFTLGENIGDLGGSSVAFDALQMYLKDKGNPGLIDGYTQDQRFFLSWATIWRTKTTDEFVVNQVKTDPHSPAQYRAVGPIINLDAFHKAFDTKEGDKLYVPKDKRIVIW; from the coding sequence ATGAAACAATACGTATTAGCGGCTGCATTGTTGGCTAGTTCTGTCTATGTCTTCGGGCAGGAACAACATGCAATCAACCCATCCTACATGGACAAATCTGTACGTCCTCAGGATGATTTCTACAATTACGTGAATGGTAATTGGATGAAAACTGTCGAAATTCCTTCCGACAAAGCACGTTGGGGATCCTTTGATGAGCTTCGCGAGAATACCGATGAGGCTACCCTCCAGATCTTAAAGGAATCGTTGGACACCAAGTTTGATAAGGGCACCGACGGTCAGAAGATTGCGGACCTTTACAAATCCTATGTGGATTTCGATACCCGTAATAAATTGGGCATTGCTCCAATACAGCAACAATTGCAGGATATCGATAAGATCAGCAACATGAAGGAACTGTATGATTACTTCCTGAAGTATGCGGAAATTGGCGGTAACCCATTCTTTGGTGGCTATGTCTATGCCCACATGAAGAACAGCAACATGAACGCAGTGTACCTTGGCGGTGGCGGTTTGGGTCTTGGACGTTCCTATTACCAAAAAGAGGATGCGAAGAACACCGAAACACTTGGAAACTACCAACAATACATCAATAGCCTGTACAATAAGGTAGAGCCTAAAACACGTGACCTAAAAGGTCCTAAAGTTGTCGCATTCGAGAAATTGATCGCTTCGAACCTAAAGACGGTTGAAGAGCAACGCGATGCGCAGAAACGTTACAACCCGGTTGCGGTGAATGATCTGGGTAAGATGGTTAAGAACATGGATGTGCAGAAATACCTGCAGACTATGGGTTTCAAAGCGGATACCGTGATTATCGGCGAGCTTAAATATTACCAGAACTTGGATAAGATCGTCAATCAGGAAAACTTACCTGTCATCAAGGAATACTTGAAGTTCCACATTATGGATGACGCGACAGGTTACCTAACTAAGGAATTGGATGAATTATCATTTGATTTCTATGGCAAGAAATTGAGAGGACAGAAAGAACAGCGTGCATTGGATAAACGCGGGTTGGAATTCGTGAATGGCAATGTAGGCGAGCTTTTGGGTAAATTATACGTAAAAGATAATTTCCCTGCAGAAGCGAAGGCAGCATGTGAGGAATTGGTGAAATACCTGATCAAATCATTTGATGTTCACATCAATAACCTGGCTTGGATGTCCCCAGCAACAAAAGAAAAAGCATTGGAAAAATTGTCCAAATTTACCGTGAAGATCGGATACCCGGACAAATGGAAGGATTATTCAACGCTAACTGTTGGCAACTCCCTGATCGAGAATGTGCATAACATCCAGCGTTGGAGCTTCCGTGAAAACTTGGCGAAACAAGGAAAACCAGTTGACAAGTCGGAGTGGGGTATGAGTCCACAGACCGTAAATGCTTATTACAGCCCATTGTTCAACGAGATTGTTTTCCCTGCAGCAATCTTGCAGAAGCCATTCTACGACTACAAAGCGGATCCTGCGGTTAATTTCGGTGGTATCGGTGCGGTAATCGGCCATGAGCTATCCCACGGATTTGACGATTCTGGATCACAATACGATGGAAACGGAAACCTGAACAACTGGTGGACTGCTGAGGACAAAGCGAAGTTTGAAGCAGCTGCTGATGCACTTGTTGCACAGTTCGAATCCTATGAGCCAGTACCGGGTGTATTTGTGAACGGTCGTTTTACATTGGGTGAAAACATTGGTGACCTTGGTGGTTCATCGGTGGCATTCGATGCGCTTCAGATGTACCTGAAAGATAAAGGAAATCCAGGATTGATCGATGGATATACACAAGATCAGCGCTTCTTCCTATCTTGGGCAACGATCTGGCGTACAAAGACTACGGATGAGTTCGTGGTGAACCAAGTGAAAACAGACCCGCATTCGCCGGCACAATACCGTGCAGTGGGTCCGATCATCAACTTGGACGCTTTCCACAAAGCTTTCGATACCAAAGAAGGTGATAAACTATATGTTCCTAAAGATAAACGTATCGTAATCTGGTAG
- a CDS encoding YchJ family protein: MSANCLCGSSLPYVSCCEIVHQDARAALSAEALMRSRYTAFALQLIDFLYDTFHPSTRRFQDKKAIAQWSRENHWQGLEILRATENTVEFKAHYIDQQGNPAVHHEKSRFQKTQGTWYYVDGKELQ; encoded by the coding sequence ATGAGTGCAAATTGTTTATGTGGATCGTCCCTACCCTATGTTTCCTGCTGTGAAATCGTGCATCAGGATGCCCGAGCAGCCCTTTCTGCCGAAGCCTTGATGCGTTCGCGCTATACCGCATTTGCCCTGCAGCTGATCGATTTCCTTTATGACACCTTCCACCCCAGTACCCGCAGATTCCAGGACAAAAAGGCCATTGCACAATGGAGTCGGGAGAACCACTGGCAGGGATTGGAGATTCTCCGTGCAACGGAAAACACCGTCGAGTTTAAAGCGCATTATATCGACCAACAGGGCAATCCTGCTGTCCACCACGAGAAGTCCAGATTCCAGAAAACTCAGGGCACCTGGTATTACGTCGATGGAAAAGAACTACAATAA
- a CDS encoding lipocalin-like domain-containing protein, with translation MTTLKNELVGTWQLLSYIEVPIKGADSKFPMGQSPKGILIYGADGHMSVQISNAERNKYQSEDRYLASGEEIQEQVKGFIAFAGTYQIDSSNATVLYSISTSSFPNWEGQVQERKLDFEGDILYLKSVEPILSDGEYVNSYMTWRRVEKEEFLSRRERYLEITQSRQVKSQFED, from the coding sequence ATGACAACATTGAAGAATGAATTAGTTGGCACATGGCAACTACTTTCCTATATAGAAGTACCGATCAAGGGTGCTGATTCCAAATTCCCGATGGGGCAAAGCCCGAAAGGAATTCTCATTTACGGTGCAGACGGGCACATGTCTGTACAGATTTCCAACGCTGAACGTAACAAATACCAATCTGAGGACCGCTATCTCGCAAGTGGCGAAGAGATCCAAGAGCAGGTGAAGGGCTTTATCGCCTTTGCAGGGACCTATCAGATCGATAGCTCCAATGCGACCGTGCTGTACTCGATTTCTACATCGTCCTTTCCCAACTGGGAGGGACAGGTTCAGGAACGTAAATTGGACTTTGAAGGTGATATCCTCTATCTTAAATCGGTGGAGCCCATTCTTTCGGATGGGGAATACGTAAATAGTTACATGACCTGGCGCCGCGTGGAGAAGGAAGAATTCCTTTCCCGTCGCGAAAGATATCTCGAAATCACGCAATCCAGGCAGGTAAAGAGCCAGTTTGAGGACTGA
- a CDS encoding DUF4268 domain-containing protein, translating into MYSREEAKKIKESFWTSFGQYMAPVPSADGEKVTWVNYKTGIRNLYFRMDASNKVAQIGIVIADSDAGIRALIFEQFQEYRTVLHAELGEEWIWDAEYYDEYGKATARIYTEIRGSSIFNQQDWPALISFFKPRIMALDSFWSTAQYGFEMFKY; encoded by the coding sequence TTGTATTCAAGAGAAGAAGCAAAGAAGATCAAAGAATCCTTTTGGACGAGTTTCGGCCAGTATATGGCACCTGTGCCTTCTGCAGATGGCGAAAAGGTAACATGGGTCAATTACAAAACGGGGATCCGCAACCTGTATTTCCGGATGGATGCGAGCAACAAGGTTGCGCAGATCGGAATTGTCATTGCCGATTCGGACGCCGGCATTCGGGCCTTGATCTTCGAACAATTCCAGGAATATCGAACCGTGCTACATGCCGAGTTGGGGGAGGAATGGATTTGGGATGCGGAATATTACGATGAATATGGCAAGGCTACTGCCCGGATATACACCGAGATCCGCGGATCCAGTATCTTCAACCAGCAAGATTGGCCTGCGCTGATTTCCTTCTTTAAGCCACGTATCATGGCGCTGGATAGTTTCTGGTCTACGGCGCAATATGGATTTGAAATGTTTAAATATTAA
- a CDS encoding lipocalin family protein, whose product MDKKKTLITLSAVALGSVIYNYLRPVRSEVEVIHNFDLEKYLGTWYEIARLDFFWEKDLKDVTATYSKNEDGSLKVENSGVHIRTGKQKTSIGKAKLLGAPNEAALKVSFFGPFYSGYNIVRLDEDYQDALVFGDDLDHMWILSREKTISQTRKELYLAYAEACGYDINKLTWTIQEA is encoded by the coding sequence ATGGACAAAAAGAAAACCCTGATAACCTTATCTGCCGTTGCCCTGGGATCGGTAATCTACAATTACCTACGCCCCGTTCGATCCGAAGTGGAAGTCATCCATAATTTCGACCTGGAAAAATACCTCGGCACGTGGTATGAGATTGCCCGATTGGATTTCTTCTGGGAGAAGGACCTCAAGGATGTCACTGCGACCTACAGTAAAAACGAAGATGGCTCCCTGAAAGTGGAAAATAGCGGTGTACATATTCGGACAGGAAAACAGAAAACCAGTATCGGCAAGGCCAAGTTACTGGGGGCACCCAATGAAGCTGCCCTCAAAGTCTCATTTTTTGGCCCTTTCTATTCCGGATACAATATCGTTCGATTAGACGAAGACTATCAGGATGCGTTGGTATTCGGCGATGACCTCGACCATATGTGGATTCTTTCTCGCGAGAAAACCATTTCCCAGACGCGGAAGGAACTCTACTTGGCTTATGCTGAGGCCTGCGGCTATGACATCAACAAATTGACCTGGACCATCCAGGAGGCTTAG
- a CDS encoding class II glutamine amidotransferase, giving the protein MSDAIKHECGIALIRLLKPLSYYQEKYGTPYYGINKLYLLMEKQHNRGQDGAGIATIKFDVKPGNRYISRYRAMGSSAVSEIFEYVQKKFAAVNKAYPEESKDTQWLKDNVSFTGEVLLGHLRYGTHGKNSIESCHPFLRQNNWMSRNLVVAGNFNMTNVDELLQQLYDLGQHPKEQADTVTVLEKIGHFLDEENQKLFDQFKQEGLSNIEISAQIAKNLDVAKILTRSAKTWDGGYTIAGIFGHGDAFVMRDPAGIRPAFYYQDDEILVVASERPVIQTAFNVPLGSVKEIKPGHALIAKKDGTVTEEMFRQPVEQKSCSFERIYFSRGSDADIYQERKALGKLLIPQVLKSIDKDIKNTVFSFIPNTAEVSYYGMMDGVNEYVRACQKDALLNRADKISDEELNDVLEMRPRFEKLNVKDAKLRTFITQDADRQDMVQHVYDTTYGIVRDHEDTIVAIDDSIVRGTTLKQSILTILDRLNPKKIVIVSSAPQIRYPDCYGIDMSRMSEFVAFEAAISLLRKNGLAHVIDEVYQKCLASVTLPSEQVENYVKAIYEPFTDDQISQEIGRIIKPHHLKADVDVIFQTLDNLHIACPNHKGDWYFSGDYPTPGGNKVVNRAYMNWMEGKNVRAYFSS; this is encoded by the coding sequence ATGAGTGACGCTATAAAACACGAGTGCGGAATCGCGCTCATCCGACTTCTAAAACCCCTCTCTTATTATCAGGAAAAATACGGCACGCCCTATTACGGGATCAATAAGTTGTACCTGCTTATGGAAAAGCAGCACAACCGTGGTCAGGATGGCGCCGGTATCGCAACGATTAAATTCGATGTGAAACCCGGAAACCGGTATATCTCCAGATATAGAGCAATGGGTTCATCCGCTGTGTCCGAGATCTTCGAATACGTTCAGAAGAAATTTGCGGCAGTAAACAAGGCGTATCCGGAGGAATCCAAAGATACCCAATGGTTGAAGGATAATGTAAGCTTTACGGGAGAGGTTCTTTTGGGACACTTGCGTTATGGCACACATGGTAAGAACAGCATCGAGAGCTGTCACCCTTTCTTAAGACAGAACAACTGGATGTCCAGAAATCTCGTTGTTGCGGGTAACTTCAACATGACCAATGTAGACGAGCTCTTGCAGCAACTGTACGATTTGGGACAGCACCCGAAAGAACAGGCCGATACGGTAACCGTATTAGAGAAAATAGGTCACTTCCTAGATGAAGAGAACCAAAAACTGTTCGACCAATTCAAACAAGAAGGATTATCCAATATCGAGATCAGTGCACAGATCGCCAAGAATCTTGATGTTGCCAAAATATTGACCCGTTCGGCGAAGACCTGGGATGGTGGTTATACCATTGCCGGTATCTTTGGCCACGGTGATGCATTCGTAATGCGTGATCCAGCAGGTATCCGCCCGGCATTCTATTACCAGGATGATGAAATCTTGGTCGTGGCATCCGAAAGACCAGTGATCCAGACAGCATTCAACGTGCCTTTGGGTTCTGTAAAGGAAATCAAACCGGGACATGCCCTGATCGCTAAAAAAGATGGAACGGTGACTGAAGAAATGTTCAGACAACCGGTGGAACAGAAATCCTGTTCTTTCGAACGCATCTATTTCTCACGTGGTTCCGATGCGGATATCTATCAGGAACGTAAGGCCCTAGGTAAATTATTGATCCCACAGGTGCTGAAGAGCATCGATAAGGATATCAAGAACACCGTGTTCTCCTTTATCCCGAATACGGCAGAAGTGTCCTACTACGGAATGATGGACGGGGTGAACGAATATGTACGTGCCTGCCAGAAAGATGCGCTCTTGAACCGTGCAGATAAGATTTCCGATGAGGAATTGAACGATGTATTGGAGATGAGACCGCGCTTCGAGAAATTGAACGTGAAAGATGCGAAACTGCGTACCTTTATTACGCAGGATGCAGACCGTCAGGATATGGTGCAGCATGTGTACGACACGACTTACGGTATTGTGCGTGACCATGAAGACACAATCGTCGCAATTGACGACTCCATCGTTCGCGGAACGACCCTAAAACAAAGTATCCTGACCATTCTGGATCGCCTGAATCCGAAGAAGATCGTAATTGTCTCTTCGGCTCCACAGATTCGCTATCCGGATTGTTACGGTATCGATATGTCAAGAATGAGCGAGTTCGTAGCCTTTGAAGCCGCAATTTCCCTATTGCGCAAAAACGGACTGGCACACGTTATCGACGAGGTCTATCAGAAATGTTTGGCATCGGTTACCTTGCCAAGCGAACAGGTAGAAAACTACGTGAAGGCCATTTATGAACCGTTCACCGATGACCAGATTTCGCAGGAAATCGGTAGGATCATCAAACCGCACCACCTGAAAGCTGATGTGGATGTGATCTTCCAGACCCTGGATAACCTGCACATCGCCTGCCCGAACCACAAAGGTGATTGGTATTTCTCAGGAGATTACCCAACCCCGGGAGGAAACAAGGTCGTAAACAGAGCTTACATGAACTGGATGGAAGGAAAGAACGTAAGAGCTTACTTCTCGTCTTAA
- the ssb gene encoding single-stranded DNA-binding protein, producing MATFKNSVQLLGRLGADAVIRTSVNGSNYCMVNLATNISRKKGNGEQLQVTHWHTITIWGPLCEEMRKYGTKGSLWLIQGILTNRKYEDREGETKYKCEVRADMLMYLAPASVGNQATV from the coding sequence ATGGCAACTTTCAAGAATTCAGTACAATTATTAGGTAGATTAGGTGCGGATGCGGTAATTCGGACCTCCGTAAACGGTTCGAATTATTGCATGGTCAATCTGGCGACAAATATTTCGCGCAAAAAAGGGAATGGTGAACAGTTGCAGGTTACCCATTGGCATACCATTACCATTTGGGGTCCCCTTTGTGAGGAAATGCGTAAATACGGAACCAAGGGAAGTCTCTGGTTGATCCAAGGGATATTAACGAATCGCAAATATGAGGATCGGGAGGGAGAGACGAAATACAAATGTGAGGTCCGCGCGGATATGCTGATGTATCTAGCACCGGCAAGTGTTGGTAATCAGGCCACAGTGTGA
- a CDS encoding OmpA family protein produces the protein MENNLLDLARSYFNEQTFSHLAGQENLSNDEVRRGIDTVLPTLFLGFQRHSGGGLKNILDTLRSRFSGFNFSDVTRFSPPEQAVPQDGDNTRSVLSSLFGGSFDQIIPNTASFLGINTNSLIRLFSAGLPAVVGALTSNGQRWDTTSIEADLNNNRSNFLKALPAGLPLNMLSDDPTLGRVEPIVDPVRDVVVEDPIVPTTAHVDPRPTREPVQALPPAEERKKGAGLWWLLIPIILLLLWFFFGKGCNREDAALTDSTSVDTMITDTVVSTVPVTPADTIVRESIMVTLPNDVTINAYKGGIEDQLVQFLNSDYKTLSDEELKDRWFDFDNLNFELGTANILPESQVQLDNLVAILNAFPDAKVKVGGYTDKTGDEAINKKLSNDRAMAVKNAFDTKGVGDRVIATEGYGSQFAEFPAEAPESDRVKDRRVAISVRK, from the coding sequence ATGGAAAATAATTTATTAGATCTTGCCCGTTCATATTTCAACGAGCAAACATTTAGTCATCTAGCCGGTCAGGAGAACCTGTCCAATGACGAAGTGAGAAGAGGTATTGACACTGTTTTACCGACCTTATTCTTAGGTTTTCAGCGTCACTCGGGCGGTGGGTTAAAGAATATTTTGGATACATTGCGGTCCAGGTTTTCAGGTTTTAACTTTTCGGATGTGACCCGTTTCAGTCCTCCTGAGCAAGCAGTTCCTCAGGATGGTGATAACACACGTTCGGTTTTGAGTTCGTTATTCGGCGGTTCGTTCGATCAGATCATCCCGAATACGGCAAGTTTCTTGGGTATCAATACCAACAGCTTGATCCGTCTGTTTTCGGCAGGATTGCCAGCGGTAGTTGGTGCATTGACAAGTAATGGACAGCGTTGGGATACAACTTCCATCGAAGCTGACCTGAACAACAACCGGTCGAATTTCCTAAAGGCACTTCCTGCGGGATTACCGTTGAATATGCTTTCGGATGATCCGACTTTGGGTCGTGTGGAACCAATTGTTGATCCAGTTAGGGATGTGGTTGTGGAAGATCCGATCGTGCCTACAACGGCGCACGTAGATCCTAGACCTACACGCGAACCTGTACAGGCATTGCCGCCTGCAGAGGAAAGGAAAAAAGGAGCAGGCCTATGGTGGCTATTGATCCCGATTATCCTATTGTTGTTGTGGTTCTTCTTCGGAAAAGGATGTAACCGCGAAGATGCAGCCTTGACAGATTCTACCAGTGTGGACACCATGATTACCGATACGGTGGTATCAACAGTACCTGTTACACCTGCGGACACGATCGTACGCGAGAGCATTATGGTAACTCTACCGAATGATGTAACGATCAATGCCTACAAAGGTGGTATCGAAGATCAATTGGTACAGTTCCTAAACTCCGATTACAAAACACTTTCCGATGAGGAACTTAAAGATCGTTGGTTCGATTTCGATAACTTAAACTTCGAATTGGGTACGGCGAACATCCTACCGGAAAGCCAAGTGCAATTGGATAACCTCGTAGCGATCCTGAATGCATTCCCGGATGCAAAAGTGAAAGTTGGTGGTTATACCGATAAAACTGGTGATGAAGCCATCAATAAAAAACTATCCAACGATAGAGCAATGGCTGTAAAGAATGCTTTTGATACCAAAGGTGTTGGCGATCGCGTAATTGCTACAGAAGGCTATGGTTCTCAATTTGCTGAGTTCCCTGCTGAAGCTCCTGAATCTGACCGTGTGAAAGACAGAAGGGTAGCAATCAGTGTAAGAAAATAA
- a CDS encoding DUF45 domain-containing protein yields MFIEIEGTYYELVGTSEAGIRIARTGAQKNIIYAQPGISMDEIKAYIRQFGKEQAADPTEDEERLSFFTLELFDKKYNVRLLPDSYQKPFIKKELILAGANLFRRRERSKIEEDIRSQLFEQTILDLVGSWEEELGILVAQVSFRKLSRSHYTMQQDLKQLTFSKHNVLLSRRLNEYIVAMAMTDLVDPTLQTSTFWNSHFPDWRQLEKYLNYGS; encoded by the coding sequence ATGTTTATCGAAATCGAAGGCACATATTACGAATTGGTCGGCACATCGGAGGCCGGAATCCGCATTGCCCGCACCGGTGCCCAGAAAAACATCATCTATGCACAACCAGGGATTTCCATGGACGAAATCAAAGCCTATATCCGCCAATTCGGCAAGGAACAGGCAGCCGATCCAACAGAAGACGAAGAAAGACTATCCTTTTTCACCTTGGAACTTTTCGATAAGAAATATAACGTCCGACTGCTACCTGACAGTTACCAGAAACCCTTCATTAAAAAAGAACTTATCCTTGCCGGCGCCAATCTCTTCAGGCGAAGGGAAAGATCAAAAATCGAAGAAGATATCCGGTCGCAGCTCTTTGAGCAAACGATTTTGGATCTCGTGGGTTCATGGGAAGAGGAGCTGGGCATTTTGGTCGCTCAGGTTTCCTTTCGGAAACTGAGCAGAAGCCACTACACCATGCAGCAGGACCTTAAACAACTTACTTTCAGTAAGCACAATGTCCTGCTCAGCAGGCGACTGAACGAATACATCGTTGCCATGGCCATGACCGATTTGGTGGATCCAACACTGCAAACCAGCACATTTTGGAACAGCCATTTCCCGGACTGGCGGCAATTGGAAAAATATTTAAACTATGGAAGCTAA
- a CDS encoding alkaline phosphatase has protein sequence MKSNIFKLIIAFFIFVGTASAQKQPKYIFFMIGDGMGLAQVHSAELYQASLDNKNTFYPTVFSQFPYATFATSHSLSHGVTDSGAGGTALAVGHKTKNGVIAMDSAGVKPYKSIAYLAKEKGMKVGITTSVSIDHATPASFYATQPDRDMYYEIGQDIIKSNFDFFAGSGFLKPNTNAKKEEVAPLFPQLEKAGYKLVYGLDEYNKAKSSAQKLILMNKKGTDPVSLKYAIDQKPGDLNLAEITSAAIESLSKGDQGFFLMVEGGKIDWACHANDGATSIQEVLDFNRSVEKAYEFYKKHPEETLIIVTADHETGGMAVGNGSSTLRLKNLQNQKVSQEQLTVLINEFRSKNENASWDQLKNFLGEHLGLWKSIKISEDDEEDLQEAYHKSFVEHKNETSKSMYAVNDKIAALAVKAVNKASSMSFASSNHSAAYIPVFAIGVGAEQFHKKMDNTDIPKTVSTIAGWQLP, from the coding sequence ATGAAATCAAATATTTTCAAATTAATCATTGCCTTTTTTATTTTCGTTGGAACGGCCTCCGCGCAGAAACAACCGAAATACATTTTCTTTATGATCGGTGATGGTATGGGGCTTGCCCAAGTACATTCCGCTGAACTTTACCAAGCATCCCTGGACAATAAGAATACATTCTACCCTACTGTTTTCAGTCAATTCCCGTATGCTACATTTGCTACTTCGCATTCCCTATCGCATGGAGTTACCGATTCAGGTGCTGGTGGTACGGCCCTGGCGGTAGGTCACAAAACTAAAAACGGTGTGATCGCTATGGATAGTGCAGGCGTAAAGCCATATAAGAGCATTGCCTACCTGGCGAAAGAAAAAGGAATGAAAGTCGGCATTACGACCAGTGTAAGTATTGACCATGCTACACCAGCATCTTTCTATGCAACGCAACCCGATCGTGACATGTACTATGAGATCGGTCAGGACATCATCAAGTCCAACTTTGATTTCTTCGCGGGATCTGGTTTTCTAAAACCGAACACCAATGCCAAGAAAGAAGAAGTAGCGCCACTTTTCCCACAGCTGGAAAAAGCAGGTTACAAATTGGTGTATGGACTGGATGAATACAACAAAGCAAAATCGAGCGCACAGAAGCTGATTTTGATGAACAAAAAAGGAACTGACCCTGTATCCTTAAAATATGCCATCGACCAAAAGCCAGGTGATTTGAACCTTGCAGAGATCACATCTGCAGCGATTGAATCATTGAGCAAAGGTGATCAAGGCTTCTTCCTGATGGTAGAAGGCGGAAAGATCGACTGGGCATGTCATGCCAATGATGGTGCGACTTCAATCCAAGAAGTTTTGGACTTCAATAGATCCGTGGAGAAAGCTTATGAATTCTACAAGAAACATCCTGAAGAAACACTGATCATTGTTACGGCGGATCATGAAACTGGTGGAATGGCCGTGGGTAATGGCAGCTCGACCTTACGTCTAAAAAACCTGCAGAACCAAAAGGTATCGCAAGAGCAGTTGACGGTATTGATCAATGAATTCCGCAGCAAGAATGAAAATGCAAGCTGGGATCAGTTGAAAAACTTCCTGGGTGAACATTTGGGTCTTTGGAAATCCATCAAAATTTCCGAAGATGATGAAGAGGATTTACAGGAAGCATACCACAAGAGCTTTGTTGAGCACAAGAACGAAACCAGCAAAAGTATGTATGCAGTAAACGATAAGATCGCTGCACTTGCGGTTAAGGCCGTGAATAAAGCATCTTCCATGAGCTTTGCATCTTCAAACCACTCAGCGGCGTATATTCCCGTTTTTGCGATTGGCGTCGGTGCTGAACAATTCCACAAGAAAATGGATAATACAGACATCCCGAAAACGGTTTCCACTATCGCTGGATGGCAGCTACCATAA